A single window of Sphaerodactylus townsendi isolate TG3544 linkage group LG03, MPM_Stown_v2.3, whole genome shotgun sequence DNA harbors:
- the PALM3 gene encoding paralemmin-3, producing MEPSSPFAQRLKSISARRKLHELILSTRLDLEQEKLRAQRLKRKSLREQWLMEGTSVSPGDRDPLSPLREAEKRIEELQQSLTSLHVQMQQLDNLEIWKVPQEPPSEEPTRDADETNRSPADLEKVDGTAVSSSEGRNGARSTSESPPASPRRPGHAEAKEHLQNGEMHDGDLFGNECSPEEAKVKAVPVVPDKGEPAPHQGGSEAAANPAGQSVAPSKGPASRQRKLAMEEIVIRDHLGQEVGCMDAVGQNQSSLEKEEELEDPTNLGESCDQWSQPGQVSDPKEALGEGPLDHELGRRDDPEGQSPTFQDHQDRSELLPNENSDPKGQEERLLEMGSQAKEVGLKDVQQKAVPEQGVQEMEPALALATAEAPTTESVEQSQMKTQELATREEGLAECLHSSQHTSTQAHTQTTSLAERVVSPPPEVEPFMLERSPSSGHEMEETVTHQGQELSRHEVEGSLPESIPSLTDQLSSLPDRTGPLQEAKISALEETPVPLQEQMPMVPEAQVPPLPEADVFLPSQVPLSVGDPCESPIVLLDRAPPALQDTESTCPLSKNPASSLQEAGGALPGEIQAPPPSHTSPNLPEDEGSSPDQVPPTSEDQTTTSQLGQAPSFQEAVMSLPEGQNSCDPPGEKLNVAEPTPPPDKAQTPVLSDASICPLALPLSSRESLQPLLGTAEELQTLDAKGSGDASVASAGAGELTDGLESLRAERQPLLQEDKVPGAPLDISAGEPQPKAGILKPPGATSQQAPNNSSPPSANTACSPQLQAAPPRQGQDQEPERGKHKSCQCCTLM from the exons ATGGAACCGAGCTCCCCGTTTGCGCAGCGCCTGAAATCCATCTCG GCGCGACGCAAGCTGCATGAGCTCATCTTGAGCACCCGCCTGGATCTGGAGCAGGAGAAGCTGCGAGCTCAGCGCCTCAAG AGGAAGTCCTTGCGGGAGCAGTGGCTGATGGAGGGAACCTCAGTATCTCCCGGTGACCGAGATCCCCTGAGTCCTCTTCGTGAGGCGGAGAAGCGCATCGAGGAATTACAGCAGAGCCTGACCAG CCTCCATGTGCAGATGCAGCAGTTGGACAACTTAGAGATCTGGAAAGTTCCACAGGAGCCCCCGTCAGAAGAGCCTACCAGAGACGCGGATGAGACGAATCGGTCCCCAGCCGACCTTGAGAAG GTCGATGGGACTGCTGTGTCTTCTTCGGAAG GCAGAAACGGGGCCAGATCCACTTCGGAGTCGCCACCTGCCTCCCCCAGGAGGCCTGGGCATGCTGAGGCCAAAGAGCATCTGCAGAACGGAGAGATGCATGACGGAG ACCTGTTTGGCAACGAATGCAGCCCGGAAGAGGCAAAAGTCAAGGCCGTTCCCGTGGTTCCAGACAAGGGAGAGCCTGCGCCCCACCAAGGTGGTTCCGAGGCTGCTGCGAACCCAGCCGGGCAGAGCGTGGCTCCCAGCAAAGGCCCTGCCAGCCGCCAGAGAAAGCTGGCCATGGAGGAGATAGTCATCAGAGACCATCTAGGCCAAGAAGTGGGCTGCATGGACGCCGTTGGACAGAACCAGAGCTCCCTCGAGAAGGAAGAGGAGCTGGAGGACCCCACTAACTTGGGGGAGAGCTGTGATCAGTGGAGCCAGCCTGGGCAGGTCTCAGATCCAAAGGAAGCCCTTGGAGAAGGTCCACTGGACCATGAGCTTGGCCGCCGCGATGACCCGGAAGGACAGTCTCCCACTTTCCAAGACCATCAGGATCGCTCCGAGCTTCTACCGAATGAGAACAGTGACCCCAAGGGGCAAGAAGAGCGACTGCTAGAGATGGGCTCTCAGGCCAAGGAAGTAGGTTTGAAGGACGTGCAGCAGAAGGCAGTGCCAGAACAGGGTGTCCAGGAGATGGAGCCCGCCCTAGCCCTGGCCACTGCTGAGGCGCCTACAACAGAATCCGTGGAGCAGAGTCAGATGAAGACGCAGGAGTTGGCGACAAGAGAGGAAGGGCTGGCCGAATGTTTGCACTCGAGTCAGCACACAAGCACTCAAGCCCATACACAAACCACTTCCCTGGCCGAGCGGGTCGTCTCACCTCCGCCAGAAGTCGAGCCATTCATGCTAGAACGTAGCCCTTCATCTGGGCATGAAATGGAGGAAACAGTCACTCATCAGGGACAAGAACTTTCCAGGCACGAGGTGGAAGGATCCCTCCCAGAGTCAATCCCTTCTTTGACTGACCAGCTGTCTTCTTTGCCTGATCGCACAGGTCCCCTTCAGGAGGCTAAAATATCAgctttggaagagaccccagtaCCCCTGCAGGAGCAAATGCCAATGGTTCCAGAGGCCCAGGTCCCTCCTTTGCCAGAGGCTGATGTCTTTCTTCCAAGCCAGGTCCCGCTCTCTGTGGGTGACCCATGTGAGAGTCCAATAGTTCTCCTGGACCGAGCCCCACCAGCTCTGCAGGACACGGAGTCAACATGTCCATTGAGCAAGAACCCTGCGTCTTCCTTGCAAGAGGCTGGTGGAGCTCTTCCGGGTGAGATTCAGGCGCCCCCGCCAAGCCACACCTCACCTAATCTCCCTGAAGATGAGGGATCCTCTCCGGATCAGGTTCCACCAACTTCAGAAGACCAAACGACGACCTCTCAGCTGGGACAGGCTCCATCTTTTCAGGAAGCTGTGATGTCTCTTCCAGAAGGACAGAACTCCTGTGATCCTCCTGGAGAAAAGCTTAATGTGGCAGAACCAACCCCACCCCCTGACAAAGCCCAGACTCCCGTGCTATCGGATGCATCCATCTgtccccttgctctgcccttgTCCAGCCGAGAGTCCCTCCAGCCACTCCTGGGCACGGCTGAAGAGCTGCAAACGCTGGATGCAAAAGGAAGCGGCGACGCCAGCGTGGCCTCGGCAGGAGCAGGAGAGCTCACGGACGGCCTGGAAAGTCTCCGCGCTGAGCGGCAACCTCTGCTGCAAGAAGACAAGGTGCCAGGAGCCCCCTTGGACATTtctgctggagagccgcagcccAAGGCTGGGATTTTGAAGCCCCCGGGGGCCACAAGCCAGCAAGCCCCAAACAACAGCAGCCCCCCCTCTGCCAACACTGCCTGCTCCCCACAGCTCCAGGCTGCTCCGCCCCGCCAAGGGCAAGACCAAGAGCCCGAGAGGGGCAAGCACAAGTCCTGCCAGTGCTGCACACTCATGTGA